Genomic DNA from bacterium:
GCGCAAGCAAAGCTTTTTTTTAATGAAGGCTTTTCTTCAACTTTTCCCATAAACCATTGTATTTTTCCATCTCTCTATGGGAGAGTCCCAAGAGATGTAATAATCCGTGCCAAAGATAAAAATAAATTTTCCTTGAATGTGAGTTAGTTTTTGGAAAGGAAAGAAAAATATCACCCAAAACTATTCTTTCATTTATTTTTTTCTTTTTCAAAGGTTCGTCTTGTGGAAAGCTCAAAACCGTTTTAGTGCAGGGTTTTTTTCTGAATTTTTTATTTAAATAGGTAATTTCTTTTTCATTAACAAAAAAAACACTCAAATAGACTGCTTTTGCTTCGGGCAAAAAATAGAAAAGGATTTTTTTTATCAGTATTCTTATTTTTTTCCTATCAATTTTTTTAGGAGCATTGATAAGATCTAAATAGATTTTTGCAGTTTGCCTTTTCACTTTAAACCTAATTTCTGTTTGACAATCGCCGCCACTTCTGAGCCGTCAGCTTTGCCTTTGAGCTGCGGCATTACCTTGCTCATCACCTTGCCAAAATCACTTGCTTGAGCATTGAGTTCTTGAATAGTTTTTTCTACAATTTCTGCTATTTTTTCTACTGACATTTTTTCAGGAAGGAATTGATTAAGGATGCTTATTTCCTTTTCTTCTTTTTCTGCTAATTCTGGACGTTTGCCTTTTTTATAAAGTTCAATTGACTCTTTCCTTTTTTTTATTTCTTTAAGAATAATTTCGCCAATTTCGGTGTCGTCAAGTTCACCGCCTTTATCAATTTCAGCGTTTTTAAGAGCTGAAAGGGTTTGACGCAAAGTTAAAACTGCTATTTGATCTTTAGATTTTAAGGCTTTTTTAAGCGCTTCTTGGATTTTTTCTTTCATTTTTCTTTTTAGTAGCCGCGAAGTTCTTTTTGTCGTTCTTGTTGGAGTCTTAATCGGCGTAAAGTATTTTCTTTGCGAGCTCTTTTATTAGGTTCTTTCTGGCGGAACATTCTTTCTTTTGCCAAAGTCAAAACCCCCTCTTCTTGGATGGAACGAAGAAAGCGGCGTAAAAGCTGCTCTGAATTTTCTTGGCTGTTCTTTTTCACTTTGTTTTGTTTTTAGTTGTTTGCCAGAGAAATTATAAAAAAAACTTTTTTAAAAAGCAAGTCTTTGTTTGGTTTATTGGTATGGAGTTTCTGAATGTAGTTAAGGGGTGTGTTTGACTTTCTCCTCGCCTAGTATATGGAGATGGAGATGGGGGATGATTTGGCCTCCATCTTTGCCGGTATTGATTACTATTTTAAACCCTGAGTCAGCAATGTTTGTTTTTTTAACAATAGTTTTGATAGCAGCAAAGAGTTTTTTGATTAGTTCAATATCTGATTCGTTGAGAGAAGCAACGTGTTTTTTAGGAACTACTAATATGTGTATTTTAGCTTTAGGGTTAATGTCGTCAAAAGCAATAATCTCTTTGTCTTCATAGCGTATTTTAGCTGGGATTTTATGCTTGCCTATTTGGCAAAAAATGCATTCTTTCATAAGGTTTATTATTTTTTCTTATGGTAGCAATTTTTTCTCATTTTTCCAATTATTGTTGTTTTATTTTTGTGCCAATAGTTTGAGTAGTTTTAAAATCCCCACTTTTTTATCAAACCGTATTTTTAGTTCTAAATTAGTTTGTTTGGTTCCCAAATACACCTAATTTTTATTTTTCTTTTTAAATACTTTTAATCAGCAATAAGCAGGCAAAATTTGATATTTATCTTATTCCCCACTTTCTATTGACATATTAATAATTGTTTGTTAACTTGATTATTGTGCCCTATGGCACTTTTTTATTTTGGCTCAATTGAGCCTAAAACAAACAAAAAGGAATATTGGTTTACTTCTGCCGTTTTAGTGCTTTTGGCAGGGTTTTTTAGTTTAGGAATTACTTTTGCGCCCAAAAATATA
This window encodes:
- the ybeY gene encoding rRNA maturation RNase YbeY; translation: MKRQTAKIYLDLINAPKKIDRKKIRILIKKILFYFLPEAKAVYLSVFFVNEKEITYLNKKFRKKPCTKTVLSFPQDEPLKKKKINERIVLGDIFLSFPKTNSHSRKIYFYLWHGLLHLLGLSHREMEKYNGLWEKLKKSLH
- a CDS encoding GatB/YqeY domain-containing protein codes for the protein MKEKIQEALKKALKSKDQIAVLTLRQTLSALKNAEIDKGGELDDTEIGEIILKEIKKRKESIELYKKGKRPELAEKEEKEISILNQFLPEKMSVEKIAEIVEKTIQELNAQASDFGKVMSKVMPQLKGKADGSEVAAIVKQKLGLK
- a CDS encoding HIT domain-containing protein, yielding MKECIFCQIGKHKIPAKIRYEDKEIIAFDDINPKAKIHILVVPKKHVASLNESDIELIKKLFAAIKTIVKKTNIADSGFKIVINTGKDGGQIIPHLHLHILGEEKVKHTP